DNA sequence from the Candidatus Aramenus sp. CH1 genome:
CTCATTCATCTACTTTATTGTAAACAGGAGTTTCAGCGATTCCCTCGTGACCAACGCCAGAAACTTTAGACCTAAGTTCCACGTATCTACAACTGCTGTAAGCGTGGGCTTTTGGTTGGCCCAGTTCCTCCTCTTCCGTTCTCCCTTTCTCTCACTGGGATCCCTCGTGGACGTGGTGCTGATATCCCTAGTGGGGGAGATCCAACTTTCCCCTCTTAGTGCGGCGAGTTGGCTTTCGCTACCTTACGTGTTCTCCCAGCTCGGCATGGTCAGGGAAGATAAAGGAGTGTGTATAGGCGAGATACTGGGAGTATTAAGGAGGACGTCCTTCTCCAGGAGTAGGCTGAACGTGAAGTACAGCTGGCAAAAGGTAAAGGCAAAGTACTGCTTAAACTTCGAAAACGCGAAGAACTACAACGTTGTCATATTGGGCACCAGCGGTTCGGGTAAGTCGCACCTGGCCAAGAAAATGATCGAGAAGCTAAACGTGGGCTACCTAGTCTTCGACGTCCACGGGGAGTACAAGTTTGAGAAGGCAAAGAGGCTAGACGCCTCTACCATTTCCGTAAACCCCCTGTCCTTGTTCGGCCAGTCGCCTAGGCAAAGGGCGCTTGAGGTCGCATACATGTTAAAGTCAGTGTTTAACCTAGGCAACCTCCAGACGATAGACGTGTATAACTTGATCTTCGAGTCCTACCAGGAGAAGGGAATCTACGAGGAGGACCAGAAGTCGTGGTCCATACAACCTCCAACGTTTAGGGACGTCATATTGCTCGCTGAGAGGAAGAAGAAGTTCATCGCGTCATCAGCTGAGCTCAACAAAATAACCGCCCTTGAGCCCTACCTCAACTTCGTCGCTAACAACATGTTCTTCTCCAACAGCGTAAACTTTGAAGAAATATTCGGCGAAAGCTACGTGATCGACTTCTCAAGGATAACCATACCAGAGGTAAAGTACATTATGGTGGAGACCTTCCTTCGCGCCCTCCTTTCCTATATCTACTTGAGTAAAACGTCTAACTTAAAGAAGGTAGTCGTCCTAGATGAGGCACCCTTCGTGTTGTCGAAGGAGAGCGGGGAACAGCTTGTGGAAAGGCTCTTCGCAGAGGGTAGGAAGTTTGGCCTTGGGTTCGTCGTGATCTCACAGACGACGGAGTACGTAAAAAAGCTGATCTCAAACTCAGCTTACGTATTTGTACTGAACGTGGTTGAGCCGGGAGACGTGGAATACGTCTCTAGACTTATAGCTGGGGCGGATCAGGATGTATATAAAGCTATCTATGAGAATTTGCGAAAGTTGGAAAGGGGAATGATTATAACAAGAAATATATTGCACGATGAAATATTTTTGGTTCACGTGTGCGAATAGGTGGGAACCATGTCAGAAGAGGACAGTGAGATTGACGTTTCGCAGGAGGAGACCGAGGAAAAAGTAGCGGAGGAAGAAGAGGAGGACTCAGAGTTCCCCGCAGTGTCATTACAAGATATAGAACTGCTCATGAAGAACACGGAGATCTGGCACGAGCTATTAAAGGGGAAGATAAGCGTAGAAGAGGCCAAAAAGATCCTCGAGGAAAACGCCTCTCAACTTGAATCGCGCTCCACCTCAAAGAAACAGAGGAAGAAGAGCCCTGAGAAAAAAGTTAAAAAGGAAAGAGCCAAGAAGTGAACTTAATGCTCAGGGCTAAGTACTCAAATTCTAAGGATTTTTACCACTTGATAAACGCGATGAGTAAGCTTTCTGATAGCATCATCCTTAATTTCACTAAGGATGGCATAAATTCGAAATACCTCACTGAAGACAAGATATTAATGGGAATACTCAACTTGCCAAAGGACGTCTTGGAAGAATACGAGATAGAGAAAGACATGTCAGTGAAGCTGGACTTAAACTACGTAAAGAAGTTCTTGGGAAAGGCTAGGTCTAGTAAGTCGAGCGTGGAAATAACCGAGACAGACGCCGGAATCAAGATCACAATAGTCGACAATAAGACCGGCACTAAAAGCAACATATACGTCAAAGGCGAAAAGGGAGAACCTCAACCCCTTAAAGAGCCTAACGTCTCCTTGCCAGTGTTAGCTACTTTGTCAGGGGACGTATTTAAGACTGTAATAGACGACGCCGAAACCATCGGAGAGGAAGTTATCATTGAAGCGGAGGAGGACTCAGTTAAAATATCAGCTGAGGAGTCCGGGAAAAGCTATACAGCAATTCTCAGGAAGGACAAACCAATAACCGATTTAACGATAGACAAGCCCTCCAAGTCTGCGTATAGCCTCGAGGTTCTCAAGACTGCCGCTTCGGTGTCCGGCTTTACAGATAACTTGAGGATGGGATTTGGGAGCAATCTACCTCTAAAGTTAGAGGCCTCCGGGGAAAACGGGGCTTCTCTGATATTCTGGATTGCCCCTAGAATATAACACGTTATTTCCCCTTTTTATTATTCCTGTGTACAAGTCCTTGGCATTAAAGATTCCCGACCTTTCGCCTTCTACTATAACAAAGCTAGCCCTATTGCCTTCTTCAAGGTAATTCCTTATAGAAAGGGCATCCACATTTGTGGTTGCAGCCTTAAGAACCTCCCTGGAGAAGTTTGACATTGGTCTCCTCAGCCTAGTTATCAGTAAGGCGGTCTCCATTTCTTTCCACACGTCTGGACTTACCCACGCCCCGTTATCCGTCCCCAGGAGGAGGTTAACTCCACTCTCTATCATTTCGTCTATCCTGGGTATACCTACCGAAAACCACATGTTACTCCTTGGGCAAGCCACTACGCTTATCCCGTGCTCTCTCAGATGTAAGAAGTCGTCGAAAAACAAGTTGGTACCGTGCACTATCGCGTTTGGCCTTAGGGAAGAAATAACTTGATCCAGGCTGTCCCTCAGACCTTGTTTAAGGGTCTCCGCAAAGTGCACCGCCACGATTTTCCCCTTGAAGATCTTTCCGATGCTCTTTAACTCGTCCTCGTTGTGTCCACTCATGCTCGGGACTCCGTAACCGTCTGCAAACTTTGAAAGCTTCAATAGCCTCTCCTCCCTGAGCTCACCGTCGAGCCTCCCCAAAATTACGTAAGTTAACCCCTTTACCCTCTCCTTAACTTCTCTGGCGATCTTGCTTCCTAAAATGTCCTGCTCCCTGAAGTCTATAACCGTCCTTACTCCGATGCTCTTCGAGTACTCTAGGAATTTGAATATCCCCTCCGCTACTTTCTGTGGCGTAAGCCCCTTGAGCATGAAGTACTTAAGGCTATTGGGGTCTCCCACGACCTCTGCAATTGGCTTGTCGATTCCTGCCTCCGGAAAGGAGAAGTCTGCCGAGTGAACGTGGGCGTTTACTAAGGCAGGCATCATTATCCCAGTCCTAAAGTCCCTTCCCCTGCTATTAAATCCCTTGCCTATGTGCGTAATTACCCCGTCAGTTACCTCAACGTTGACTTCCTCCATTACCTCTAATTCCTTTCCTACTAGCGCGAGCCTCACGTTATATATCTCGGAACCATCTCCCATTTCGCGTTCCTCGACAGCCTTATCCTCTCCAAAGCCTCAGTAGCATTCATCATCGAGAACCTAGCGTTTCGCCCTACGCCTATACCTACCTTTACGTTGTCGATGTAGTGAACTAAGTCTATTACGTCCTTAACGTTCTTCCTGCCGAAAAACGCTATTATGTTGTCCCCGCCCAAGTACTGGGAAATTCCCCCAAGCTCATATACCTTCTCTGAAAGGGACGAGTAAAGCCTGTTAAC
Encoded proteins:
- a CDS encoding RNA polymerase Rpo13, with the translated sequence MSEEDSEIDVSQEETEEKVAEEEEEDSEFPAVSLQDIELLMKNTEIWHELLKGKISVEEAKKILEENASQLESRSTSKKQRKKSPEKKVKKERAKK
- a CDS encoding ATP-binding protein, with the protein product MQEVRHAIVVSVIVAEVLGLHYFFASPGFVTVAEREVTITVLLFLDSIMVFAIFTSIIIDIAYYFSLAVAFSYIGIDVSSITYLSSFIAGISISSFIYFIVNRSFSDSLVTNARNFRPKFHVSTTAVSVGFWLAQFLLFRSPFLSLGSLVDVVLISLVGEIQLSPLSAASWLSLPYVFSQLGMVREDKGVCIGEILGVLRRTSFSRSRLNVKYSWQKVKAKYCLNFENAKNYNVVILGTSGSGKSHLAKKMIEKLNVGYLVFDVHGEYKFEKAKRLDASTISVNPLSLFGQSPRQRALEVAYMLKSVFNLGNLQTIDVYNLIFESYQEKGIYEEDQKSWSIQPPTFRDVILLAERKKKFIASSAELNKITALEPYLNFVANNMFFSNSVNFEEIFGESYVIDFSRITIPEVKYIMVETFLRALLSYIYLSKTSNLKKVVVLDEAPFVLSKESGEQLVERLFAEGRKFGLGFVVISQTTEYVKKLISNSAYVFVLNVVEPGDVEYVSRLIAGADQDVYKAIYENLRKLERGMIITRNILHDEIFLVHVCE
- a CDS encoding amidohydrolase family protein, whose translation is MGDGSEIYNVRLALVGKELEVMEEVNVEVTDGVITHIGKGFNSRGRDFRTGIMMPALVNAHVHSADFSFPEAGIDKPIAEVVGDPNSLKYFMLKGLTPQKVAEGIFKFLEYSKSIGVRTVIDFREQDILGSKIAREVKERVKGLTYVILGRLDGELREERLLKLSKFADGYGVPSMSGHNEDELKSIGKIFKGKIVAVHFAETLKQGLRDSLDQVISSLRPNAIVHGTNLFFDDFLHLREHGISVVACPRSNMWFSVGIPRIDEMIESGVNLLLGTDNGAWVSPDVWKEMETALLITRLRRPMSNFSREVLKAATTNVDALSIRNYLEEGNRASFVIVEGERSGIFNAKDLYTGIIKRGNNVLYSRGNPEYQRSPVFPGGL
- a CDS encoding DNA polymerase sliding clamp; translated protein: MLRAKYSNSKDFYHLINAMSKLSDSIILNFTKDGINSKYLTEDKILMGILNLPKDVLEEYEIEKDMSVKLDLNYVKKFLGKARSSKSSVEITETDAGIKITIVDNKTGTKSNIYVKGEKGEPQPLKEPNVSLPVLATLSGDVFKTVIDDAETIGEEVIIEAEEDSVKISAEESGKSYTAILRKDKPITDLTIDKPSKSAYSLEVLKTAASVSGFTDNLRMGFGSNLPLKLEASGENGASLIFWIAPRI